The Romeriopsis navalis LEGE 11480 genome segment GCGTTCTGGGCCGGCTGTAATTGCAAGAGACCATTGGCAAAATTTACCTCAGCATAAATGCTCGATCGACTAACGGGTAATTGCGTTAAGGCTGTATCAATTCCTACAAGGAAATCCGTCTGGATATTTTGGGGCGTAGTTTCCAATAAGACTTGGAACTGACTAATTTTTGCCTGGGCTTGGAGCAACGGATCAGCGGTGATAGTGGCGGCCTGCTGGTACGCATCAAACGCTTTTTGGAACGATTGCTCAACATCCTTTGGCTGATTCAGTAGGCTAAATCGTGCCGCTTGGACTTGATAAGTGTTACCGAGGCTGATGTCGATCGCCGCGATATTTTTGGGTAAGTTCAGCCGCTCAGCAATGACGCGCGACTGCTGCAAGTCGGCAATCGATTGCACTAGCTGATTAGCTTGCCGTTGCATATTACCCAAGTTGTATAGTGCAACGACTTTGATGGCACTATCTTCTAACTCCAGAATTTGCGTTTCTAAGGCAGTCAGTTGGTCGGCAGCCCGACGATAGAACCCTAGCTCCTGTAACGCCTGGGCTTGGTTAATTTGGCTGCCGATCGCCCCGGCGCGATCGCCACTCTGCTGATACAGCGAAGTTGCCGCTTGCCATCGCTCTAGCGCTACTTCGGCTTTACCCGTGGCGAGGGACAACTGTCCCTGTGTATTGAGGAGCTGGGCTTGCAGGGCTAGCGGGGCAGTTTGTTGAATAAGTTGGATACTACGGTCAAGCGCACTTTGGGCCGCTTGCCAGCGGCCCAGCTTTTGGTAGGTGAGCGAAAGCAGATTGAGTGCCTGGGCGCGTTGACTATCGATGAGGCGTGGCATTGTCGCTTGGATGGATCGAGCTGCCGCGTCATATTGAGCAGTCTGATACTGTTGTTGGGCAGTTTGCAGGGATGCCTTGATTGCGACCACATTAGCCGGCGTCATCGCCTCAACGGTTGGCTGAGTCAGCGGGGATGGAATCAAGTGTGTGCCGATCCCGAATAGCAACGCCAATCCCGCCAGAAGCATGTAGCGCTGGAACCGATTACGGATTTGGCCGCTCCGGATTACCAGACTATGTATAAAACGCTTCAGGCAGCTGAGTAATATTTTGGGGTAGATAGTTCGACGCGACATAATAACTGACCCAATAAACTGACTAGCTAGCTCACAATTCCGCCATGCGGCAAACTCATTTGCTGATTGCCTGATTTACTAATTAACTGATTTGTAAATCACTAATCGATACCCTTTACGATTAATATTACGGCATCAGCTTTATCATGAACAATTGCGACATCTAATTTTCATTGCATGATCAACGATCGCCAAATGTCGGAGGTTGCCGCCGTCAAGTACAAATCACCAAGATTCACTTGCTCGGGGTTGGCAATCGTCTCAGTGCCGGTGATACCAATACCAGCTAGGATTATCCGGAATTAATTGGCGTTTGGTTACAGCTCATCGCCATCCTCCAGCGAGGCTGGGCTTGCTGAATCTGAGTAATCAGATGGATTTTGCCATCAAAGCTGCGATACCAGCTTTGCGCTTCGATCGGTGGAGCCTGATTATTCCTTGTTGCTTGCGCCAGTTGCGGACCTTTAGTGATCACCGTTGGCGCACGCAAACGAATATCTTCCCAGGTGGCTCGGGGTGTCATTTGTCGCACGGTCGGTGAACTGGGCAGACCACCACGGCCAGTCAGAATAAACTGACTCCCTTGGGCAATGCGGCATAAGTTTTGGTTGATCAGGTTCGAACGATCGAGCAAATCATCCGGTAATCGGGCGGCGGCTTGAGTGGGGTCAACATCAAGTTGGCTAATTCTGACGTCACCACTCAGCGTCGGGCTGGTTTGAGAAATTGCGGTAATGTCGTTGCTGGTCAATAGATTCGGATCTAAGCGGGATGGATCGCTAACTTGCAGTAGTTGCTCTAGTTCGAAGCGGGTTTTTGGCACAATGCCAAACAGATTCAAAGCATTGATATTTACTTGACCCCCGGCCCCTGAAAAGGCGTTGGCGGCAATGTCACTATTTTCGCCTGGGACACTCACAATAAAGGGCGTACGAATATCAATCCGACCACCGTCACCACCAAGTTGCGCGGTACCCGCTGAGGTGGAAATGCCGCCGCCGCGTCTTAGTAATAAAACATCACTCAAGTTAAGCAGAATGTTTCCGCCTGTGTTGCCTCTCGTTTCTGCGAGCAGCTGCCCTTGATCCCGTAGCTGCAGTTCTTTGGCGTTGAGATTAAGTTGACCAGCGACCCCATCGCCATCACTACTAACAGAAATTAAACCCTCATTGTCGGCAATGACTTGATTCGCATTGATCACGATAGATCCACCGCCACCCGATGAATTAGTGGTTGTTCTGGCGAGTATGCCACTGTTGAGCAGCTCTAGTTCCCGTAATTGTTGTGCACTTTTTCCCGTTACGCGTAATCGCCCACTGCTGTTGATCTCGATTTTACCGGCCTCACCAGTATCCGTCGTACTCGTTCTGACTTGACCACCGGAAGCAATCAGGATATTTGGGCTATTGATGGCGATATTGCCGCCTTTCCCTTGACTAATCGTTGATGTGTCAATTAGTCCATCCTGCTCAACAATTAAATTCGGTGTATTGATTTGAATGGAGCCACCGACAGCCTGCGTATTACCGCCTGTCTCAGCCGAAATTAATGACTTGACCGTAATGGGTGTAATTTGAATTCGACCATTGCTAAAGCCGATACTCACTGACCTGCCTGTACCAGCAACCCGTAGAAATTCTGCAGCATCAATTGTAACTTGTCCGGCTTGTCCAACGGTATCAGAGATGCTGGCATTAATAAATGCACCGTCCAAAACCGAAACGCGGTTGCCAGTGATTGAAATATTCCCGGCTTTTCCCTCGCCTCGACCGAATGTACCGGCGTCAGGGAAAGACTGTTTTGTAACTGTGGCAGCGATTCGACTTCTAAATCCAGGGCTATTCACACCCTCGATCGTGATTTGATCTTTGGCAATCAACGTGATGTTGCCCCCATTACCAAGACCGATCGACGATGCTGGAATGCTGCCCCCATCACGAATGAATATATTATTCGCACTAATACTCACATCGCCAATTGTACCTTCACCGGAGTCTTGCAAAATCGTATTCACGGTACTGACACGGGTTCGTGGGGGGCGAGGCTTGAAACCGTTTAACACAAAGTCATCTTGCAAAGTAATTTGGAAGCCACCGGTCGAGCCTTTACCAAATAACGCAGAAACAAATTCACTCCCGTTTTCGATATTGAGCGATCGCCCATTGACAATGACATCATCAATCAGTCCTTGGCCATTTTCAGTGATTTGTAGCGAGATGTTGCTCCGGGCGGTATCGGCGGTGCCGGATTGATCGAGTTGGATCGCCCCTGTGGCATTGACGAAAGTGCTGCGGATCTCACCAATTCCATTAATTTGATGACCAATTCCCCCGCCATTCAACAGCGATATATTACTTCCATTAATCGTCGTTGAACCGATCGTGCCATTCCCATTGACTCCGATCCGACGAAAAATACCGCTACGCTCGAAGGCTTGATTAATCGCCGGTAAAAAGCGTATTCCGCCTTCGCTACTACCACCCTGGAACAGAATATTCTCACGGCTGGTTAACTGAATCTCGCCAAGCCGACCAACGCCAAGTAATTCAGTATTTATATGACCCAGATTTTCAAATATAATTTTTTGTGCATTGACCACAGTGCTACCAGTATTTCCCACGCCACCGGCCAACACAGAATGATCGATTACAGCTCGGTCATCCAGCCGCAAGTTTCCCGCAGCAAGGATATTGACTGGGCCAGACAGACTTTGAGCAGTACCCGAATTCGGCGCAATACCAGCCAAAATACTGGTGCCATCCCCTTGCATCGTCAAGTTATTCGATTGGATATCGACTGACCCAGCATCATCTGATCGAACGTCAATCTTCGCCCCATTGCCTAGGAATACATCCGCTGGAGTGCCTGTCGTCGAGATAATCTGCAGTTGGTTAGCAAGCAGCTGTAATGCGATGGCCCCATTGCCCTTAATCCCACTAAGACTAACGCGACCGCCGGGTACAGTTAGTCCACCACCATCCATATTCACCTGGCTCCCAAGGAGGGCAATACTGCCACGATTTAGATTTTGGAGGTTCGGTGCTTGGTTAATCACGGCACCTTGATTCGCCGCAAAATTTAGGCTTGATGGTGAAATTGTCAGTAATGTCGGCGCTGATGATGGCGCGATCGTAAACTCGCCTTGATTACCAAACTGAATTGTATTGGCAGTGGTTGCCGTAAATGCGCCACGAATATCGAGTTGTGCATCAGGACCGAAAATAATCCCTTGGGGATTGAGCAGAAATAGATTTGCTAGACCATTAACCCCGATCGTCCCCAAAATATTGCTAGGTTGCCCTCCAATAATCCGAGAAAAGATCGTCGATATACCAGCCGGATTACTAAAGTAAACCAGCTCTCCCGCACTCACATTAAGTTGTTGGAAACTATGAAATAGATTGCTCCCACGCGCCGCGCCGCCTTCAATCAGCAATGCGGGTTGACCGTTCACACTGCCTGCCACATTCAAACGAGTATTCTCAATACCCCAGTTTGTTGTAGGAGTAATTTGGGCCAGACTACTTTGCGCAAACAAGCCGCTAAACAGACTGCAAGTGGCAATTCCCAAGGAGAAGCCGTAAAGCAATTTCAGTCGCTGCTGTCGATCGTTACCGTGGAATATGCTCATGAACCAGCCGATTTTAGGTCGTTAAACAAGGCACTACGCACAAAATATATTCCACTGCGTAATTATCATGACCTAAACCATCGTAAAACTTCAATTGAAGTGTTTGAAGTTTACAGTTCGACATTCTTTCCAGCAAATTTATGACAAATCCTGAATTTAGCTGAATTTCGATCGAGCAGAAGCCTGTATACTACCGCGCCAGCCAAACTAGTTTGCCTGTATGGACTTATCGTCAATGGATCAACCGATATCGAACGCTCCGACTACCAACGCTAAAACCTGAATTTAGCTGAAACAGTTTCCTCAATTTTCCTTAATTCTGACCGATGGCAATCAGCGATATTGATGATAACCGAGATGAAAGATATTTCACTATCTCGCTGAACTATCACCGCTACATAATTCATTCCACCATCTTTGGAGAACTACCATGAACTGCTCACGCTGCTGCTACACAATTGCGACGCTCTTGACATTGACAGTTTTTACCACGGCTTGTAATACCAAAGTGGCACAGTGCAATGACCTGATCAAAGTAGCAAATGCTGCAACGACAGAACTGAAAGTAATTAACAAATTGAGCAAGACCAGCAAAGATAAGACCCCAGCGATGAAACAGATGATCAATCGGCTGACAAAATATTCCAACCAAATAAAGAACGTTAGCCTTGAAGATGACACACTCAAGGGTTTCCAAGAGCGGCTTTACCGCTTATATGACAATACAAGTTCGATTAATCAGAAAATGTTGTTGGCAGTGCAGCAAGGTAATCTCCAAGAGATGAAGGCACAACTCACTAAAATCCGTGACCAATCCCGCACAGAAAGTAAAATCGTCAGTGATATGAATGGCTACTGTCGTAGTCGTTGACATATTCCCCAGCCAAACAAAGTTGTAGATGGGGATTCTCTAGATTGCTCCAAAGATTTCCTGCTTCAAAGCCAGTTGGCTAAACACCGTTACTGATGCCCCTGCCTCCTCGACTCCACAGGCATTTTCTCGATCCCGCTGCCCACGGGTCTTGATCACTTGAGCCGCGGCAATGTCACGGGACTTGATTGACCCGCACTCATGACAATGATGTAATTTATCGACATTCTGACTTTCAAAGCTGAAAAAGCTGGCTCGTTGGTTATCAAAGTTGACCCCAGAGGTACGTCGCAGCATTGCGCAGTTTGCTAATACCAAATCAAGCAATTAGTGCTACATAATACAGAAACAGATTGCATGATTTGGGTAATCCAGCAATGGTGGGTGTCAGTCGGCATTATTCGTAGCTTTCGCCTGTTTCAGTGCGGCCCGAGCATCGTAGCGGGGAATCGTGACCCGTTTGCAGTTGGTTGTGTAGCCATATTTTTTGGGCCGTCTGAAGCTGGAAGATTTGCGCTTTCTGGGGATACGCGGCTTAAGCTGTCGCCGTAGAGAACTGCCTCAGTGTTGGATTAAGGCATCGGTGAGCGATGATACTGGTGTGGTATTTTGGGCCAGCTGGCGGACACCAGTATTCCATCTAGACTGTGCGTCAGCGGTGCCAGCTAAACTCAAGATTACAACTGGAATGGTTGCCATCAATGGGAGTAAGTTGAATTTCATCGGAGTATCTCTATGGAAATTGTTGATTAGACTTATTGAGATTTAATTCATCACCCCTTGAAAGTCCTCTAAGTCTGACTTTCAAGGGGTGATGATTCGAACACTGCTGTACTTTATCCAACAGTAGAGCAAACCTAATAACGTATCAAATCGTTACTGTCGCTCTGTTTAGATAACTTGTCGGTACGTTGATCGATAAATCGGTCGATAGTAGCTGGGACGGTAAACCGATCGATGCCCTTTACTCCACCTCCAGGAACAACGCTTTTTGATGTAAATACGTCCATACTTATAAGTTCGGCTCGTATGGCAAATCCGAATGCGAGGGCGAGGGCGAGGGCGATAGATTTTTACGCGGACACGACGACGATAGGTTACTCGCCGTTGAGCAACTAATCGGCTGCCACCAGTATCACCAAATGATGTTGATTGCGTCGTTATAACTTGAGATCCATGTGATACTTGTGATGCTTTAGCATCTGGGGTACCAGCTAAGTTGACAATCACCACAGCCATGCCTAGGCTGGCAAATTTCACGAAATTAAGCATAATTCATTCTCCTGAAGTTGAGTATTGGTCACGTTGTAGTGCAGGTACATTTGTCTCAAAACTTAGTTTTGCTTGTAGTCTAAGCCTCAGCAAAACCACCTTTGCCAGAGACTGATCACAGTCGGTTGTAATGTGACGACTGGTGTTGGCATCAATCTCACTATTCAAGTTATCGGAATCAGCAAATTAAACAATGTAGGAAAAATAGGATTCTGAATTTGCCTGAATTGATAATTAGCAGTCAGCAATCAGGTTTTGTCAGGAAAAGTCAGGAAAAGTTGAGAGTTATTGACACCACTAGCAAAAATATAGATTAATGAAAGATATATCTTGCTTGAGGAATCTCGTATGGATGAAGACCTCACGTCTGCTGACCTCGAAATTCTGTATGCAGCTGATGCTGCAGTTCACCAGGGAACGGGTGATCACTTAAGTGATCTTGAAACCTTGGTATTACGGGGTTCTCTGAAAAAAGCGAAGTATAGCGAAATTGCCGCCACCTATGGCTATAGCCCTGAATATCTCAATAAAGACATTGGGAACAAGTTATGGCGCAAATTATCTGCAGCACTTGGAGAGAATGTCAGCAAAGCCAGTTTCCGTGAACCAGTGCGTCGCTGGTGGGCACAGTCTGCCTCTGCAAATATTGGAGGGGCGGTGCCTGTATCACCCTCAATGAAGAGCTATGAAGGTGATGGCACGATTTATATTGAGCGACCACCGATTGAACGCAATTGCTGCGAAACACTCTTAACTCCTGGCGGTATGGTTCGGATTAAGGCCGCTCAGAAAATGGGGAAAAGTTTATTACTAGATCGGATACTTGAGGATGTCAGTCGAAAATTCTTTAAAACCGTCAAATTAGATCTAAAACTAGCAGATTCCACTGTATATAGTGATTTGGAAACCTTTTTGAAGTGGGTTTGTACTAATACAGCAGACTATTTGGATCTAGACGATCAATTAGCGCAATTCTGGAAACCGATGTATGGATTGAATCAGAATACTACGCGGTACTTCCAAAGATATATTTTGTCTGCGCTTGATCAGCCTTTGGTCTTAGCCTTTGATAATTTTGACTTGCTATTTGAGCAACCGAGTATTTTCAAGGACTTTTGTCGCTTACTACGTGGCTGGTATGAAAATACGAAATCTAATGATCGAATTGGGCAAATTTGGCAACGACTACGATTGGTCGTTGTCCATTCAACACAAGAGTATCCCAAGCTTGATATTAACCATTCCCCTTTCAATGTGGGTTGCGCATTTGAGCTCCCAGAATTCACTCAGAATCAAAGCCGAGATTTAGCACAAGCCTACGGGATTCAGCTCAATAGCGGCCAATTTAGTGAATATGACTTAAATCAGCTGATTTCTATAGTTGGTGGTCATCCTTACTTAATTGCATCGGCTCTGGAACATCTTCAGCGTGTTGCAATCTCAGTAACAGATCTACTAGAAGTTGCAGCAATGGAAAGTTCGTTGTACGGCAATCATCTCCGCCAATTACTATGGCAACTCAAAGCAAAACCTGAGTTAGTTGAAGCATTACGGATGCTGATCTTTTCGCAGTCCCCGATTCGATTGGATTCGCAACGGTCTTTTATGCTTCATAGCATGGGTTTAGCAAGATTTGAACGAGATAAATGTCTACCCAGTTACGAGTTATATCGTCGATACTTTGCTGCGCGTTTGCAGGATGAGTTAGCAGGAGATTAATCATGGCAGGGCAGCAGTATATATTTTCTGGAAGTTTACCGGAAGATGCCACGACATATGTGCGCCGACAGGCCGATAATGAGCTGTATGGGGCGCTTAGAGCGGGCGAATTTTGCTATATTCTAAATTCCCGGCAAACAGGAAAATCAAGTTTACGTGTGCGCACAATGTCCCGATTGCGGGCAATCGGGATTGCTTGCGTTGCTATTGACCTGTCCTTTAACGAAATTCAGCTGGCTACTCCAGAGCAATGGTATGTCGGATTAATTGATAATCTAATTGATAGTTTTGAACTGGATCTCGACCTAGAAGATTGGTGGGAGGCTCAGCCCATTAGATCACCCCTCAGTAAGTTCAAAAAATTCATTGATGAGATCTTACTCAAACAAATCATTACGCCCATTTTGGTTTTTATTGATGAGATCGATAGTGTTCTCAGTTTACCGTTTCCAACAGATGATTTCTTTGCATTTATTCGAGCTTGCTATAACCAGCGAGTTGACAATTCCGATTACCAACGACTGACCTTTTGTTTATTGGGCGTTGCTTCGCCCAATGATCTAATGGGTGACAAGCAGCGTACACCTTTCAACATTGGTCGGGCAATTGTGTTGCAAGGATTTCAGTTATCAGAAACTGGGCCACTACAGCGAGGTATGGAAGGTAAAGTTGGTTCGCCTGAAGGCATAATGACTGAAATCTTATCTTGGACAGGCGGACAGCCCTTTCTAACCCAGAAGCTTTGTCGATTAGTTGTAGAGCAGCCCCATCCTGAAACGGTTAATATTGCCCAATTAGTTCAGACACAAATCATTGAGAACTGGGCATCCCAGGATGAGCCAGTCCATTTGCGCACGATTAGTGACCGAATCTGCACGCATCCCGAATCTGCAGCTCGGATGTTGGAGCTGTACCAGCAGATTTTGGTTGAAGGACAGATCGATCAAGTTAAGCAGGATACCGCACGACAACAACTGCTCCTGAGTAATTTGGTAGTTCGGACTAATGGGCAGCTAAAGGTCTGTAATCCAATTTATAGCCAAATCTTTGAT includes the following:
- a CDS encoding two-partner secretion domain-containing protein; amino-acid sequence: MSIFHGNDRQQRLKLLYGFSLGIATCSLFSGLFAQSSLAQITPTTNWGIENTRLNVAGSVNGQPALLIEGGAARGSNLFHSFQQLNVSAGELVYFSNPAGISTIFSRIIGGQPSNILGTIGVNGLANLFLLNPQGIIFGPDAQLDIRGAFTATTANTIQFGNQGEFTIAPSSAPTLLTISPSSLNFAANQGAVINQAPNLQNLNRGSIALLGSQVNMDGGGLTVPGGRVSLSGIKGNGAIALQLLANQLQIISTTGTPADVFLGNGAKIDVRSDDAGSVDIQSNNLTMQGDGTSILAGIAPNSGTAQSLSGPVNILAAGNLRLDDRAVIDHSVLAGGVGNTGSTVVNAQKIIFENLGHINTELLGVGRLGEIQLTSRENILFQGGSSEGGIRFLPAINQAFERSGIFRRIGVNGNGTIGSTTINGSNISLLNGGGIGHQINGIGEIRSTFVNATGAIQLDQSGTADTARSNISLQITENGQGLIDDVIVNGRSLNIENGSEFVSALFGKGSTGGFQITLQDDFVLNGFKPRPPRTRVSTVNTILQDSGEGTIGDVSISANNIFIRDGGSIPASSIGLGNGGNITLIAKDQITIEGVNSPGFRSRIAATVTKQSFPDAGTFGRGEGKAGNISITGNRVSVLDGAFINASISDTVGQAGQVTIDAAEFLRVAGTGRSVSIGFSNGRIQITPITVKSLISAETGGNTQAVGGSIQINTPNLIVEQDGLIDTSTISQGKGGNIAINSPNILIASGGQVRTSTTDTGEAGKIEINSSGRLRVTGKSAQQLRELELLNSGILARTTTNSSGGGGSIVINANQVIADNEGLISVSSDGDGVAGQLNLNAKELQLRDQGQLLAETRGNTGGNILLNLSDVLLLRRGGGISTSAGTAQLGGDGGRIDIRTPFIVSVPGENSDIAANAFSGAGGQVNINALNLFGIVPKTRFELEQLLQVSDPSRLDPNLLTSNDITAISQTSPTLSGDVRISQLDVDPTQAAARLPDDLLDRSNLINQNLCRIAQGSQFILTGRGGLPSSPTVRQMTPRATWEDIRLRAPTVITKGPQLAQATRNNQAPPIEAQSWYRSFDGKIHLITQIQQAQPRWRMAMSCNQTPINSG
- a CDS encoding AAA-like domain-containing protein, with protein sequence MDEDLTSADLEILYAADAAVHQGTGDHLSDLETLVLRGSLKKAKYSEIAATYGYSPEYLNKDIGNKLWRKLSAALGENVSKASFREPVRRWWAQSASANIGGAVPVSPSMKSYEGDGTIYIERPPIERNCCETLLTPGGMVRIKAAQKMGKSLLLDRILEDVSRKFFKTVKLDLKLADSTVYSDLETFLKWVCTNTADYLDLDDQLAQFWKPMYGLNQNTTRYFQRYILSALDQPLVLAFDNFDLLFEQPSIFKDFCRLLRGWYENTKSNDRIGQIWQRLRLVVVHSTQEYPKLDINHSPFNVGCAFELPEFTQNQSRDLAQAYGIQLNSGQFSEYDLNQLISIVGGHPYLIASALEHLQRVAISVTDLLEVAAMESSLYGNHLRQLLWQLKAKPELVEALRMLIFSQSPIRLDSQRSFMLHSMGLARFERDKCLPSYELYRRYFAARLQDELAGD